The DNA region AAATGTACATTTTGGGCAAACGCCTGACTATTAACAAGCATAATAGCCAACAGTAGGGTATATTTTATTGCAGTTTTCATTGTTTCTAATTTATTTTTTTACAACTCCGCCCATTTTAGTGAAATCCCAGCTTACAGAAAGCATAAAATATCTTTTTATTGTAGTGTAGGTACTTTGGTTAATATTACCATTGTAAGCCGAACGGCTAAAGCCAACATTTTGGTTCAAAAGATCCTTTCCTGAGATAGATACCTTTAAATTTTCGGTTTTAAAGAACTTTTTGGTAACGGACGCATTCCAGATAAAGCGCTCAAACGTTTCCTGCAGCACCTGTGTTTTACCGTTAAACTGATAGTTTCCATCAGTTCCAATTTCCAGCTTGCCCGGAAGCTGAACACTGCTCCAGAAAGAGCCGTTCCAACCCCAACCGTCGCTATTGCCTCTTTCGTTAACGCTGGCACTTGCTACGTTGTAGGTTGGGCCAAAGCCAACATTAAAGTTGTATTTTTTCTCTTGGTATTTAGAAACCTCTAAACTCACCCCATAATTGGAGTTTTTGGTTTTGTTTAACTGGGTGATCATGTCGGTGGTAATGTAATTGTAGCTTGAGTTAGCGCTAAAGTTTGCATTAAAGCCAACATTCATATCAATCGCTTTTATTTTTCGTCCGAAGTTGCTGTACAGGGAGAAGTTGGTTGTCATTTTATCATCGAGGTTTACAAATCGAGAAGTACTTTTCCCTCCCTTACTGGTGGTTACATCGCTGATAATGGGATTTAATGTGAAACTGTACGAACTGCTCAGCCAGAAATACTGATCGCTGAGTACCTTATATGAATTATAACTGGCGTTGAAATTATTTCTGAATGAAGGATCCAGATCTGGGTTTCCGATTACCGTATTCAATTGATCGGTATTGTTTCTAAACGGCTGTATTTGATCAATCGAAGGCTGATTGGTGCTTCCATTATACCTTAACCGCAAAGAGCTGCGCTGTTTAAAGTTATACTGATAGCTGGCCTGAGGCATGTAATTGATAAAATTTCTTTTGTAATATTCATCTTTATAAACATCGTATTGCTTATAGTCTACGCCACTAAATTTAGAGCCGAATGAGATAATGGTTTTGTCTTTTTTATAATTGAATATTGCGCCACCCTGATTAATCGTTTGGTCTAATTCGTAATTATTGCTAAAAATCGGGTCGAGGATATCATAACTTCCGGATGCCGATTGATTAAAAGATTTGCGATCTGACTTACCACTGATCAGGTTTAAGCCATAATTTATTGCCAGTGTTAAGGTTTTACTCAGCGGTTCTGTATAGGTTAAATTCGATTTGAACACATTGTTCGTAATATCATTTACCTTATTTTGATTGACTATACTTGTACTATCCTGCGTTGTTTCAGAGGTTCTGTAAAATTCGGCGGTCGAGTTTAAATAACCATCACCTTTGCTCACACTATTCGATCCGCTTAAGCTCAAAGACAGCGTACGGCCTTTTTTCTTTAATCTTTTCGATAATAGGGCGTTAATATTAAAAACCTTATCATCAACATCGTTGGTTAAGGTCTGATTTAGGTAATTTAACTTTTCTCCCTGTCCATTGGTACTGTTTCTTATTTCGGTTTGATCATTGGTACTGTTTTTTATGGTTCCATCAACACCCACTTTTAAGGTTAATGTGGTATCCAACTTAATTTCGTAAGTTAAATCGACCTTGTTTTTAAGCATACTTTTATCGAAAGTTTTAGAGGCCTCGGTATTGATTATACTGGTTGTTAAGTTCTGCTGGTTAATATCGTCGCGGTCTCCGGTTAATCTGATCGAGCCGATTTTATAGTTAACATTCAGCGATTCTTTGTCTTTATTCCATTTGTTATCGAAATGGAGCCCTCCTGTTCTAGCCACCGGTATTCCCTCTCCGTTGTATTGGCCTCCCCAACCTTCAAAATCATCATCGCCGCCGCCAGTGAAATAAATGCCGCCGTCATCGCTTACCTGAAAGCTGTTGCCGCCATATTTATCGGCATCGCCCCAGCCCAAACCAACCTGCCCGGTATTTCCGGTAATGCCGTAGGCCGAAAACTTTTTCTTGCCCCAAAAGCGGTTAAACATCGCCTGCCCGCTGTAGTACTTATCGGTGGCTATACCCCCCTCTACTTTACCAAAATAGCCATTTTTCTTATCCTCTTTAAGCTGAACATTAAGCGTTTTTGTCTTTTGTCCATCATCGATACCCGTAAATGTAGCCTGATCACTTTTTTTATCGTAAAGCTGAATTTTATCCACCATATCTGCCCGAAGGTTTTTAGTAACTAAAGTGGGATCATCGCCAAAAAACTCTTCCCCATCTACCAAAACCTTGGTAATCGTTTCGCCCTGTGCGGTAATTTTTCCATCCTTATCTACCTGTATTCCCGGAAATTGCTTGATCAAATCCTCTACTTTTGAGTTCGGCTCAATATTGTAGGCCCGTGGATCGAATTCGGTGGTATCGCCCTTAATTTTAATGCCCGCCCGATTTCCCTTAATAATTACATCGGCCAGCAATTGGGCTTTGCCGGTGAGGTTGATTTTGCCAAAATCTTTAACCGAGTTTGTAGAGTCGAGGGTAAACTGATCGACAAAATCGGCGTATTTTGGGTAAGACACAAGCAAAATAAATTTGCCGGGCTTTACACCATTGATTTCGAAGAGGCCATTGTCGGTTGTTCGGGTAAATTTTACCAGGGTAGAGTCTTTGGCATTAAGAATGGCAACTGATGTTCCGGCAAGTAAGGTTGTGGAAGCGGTGTCGATTGTTCTGCCTTTAATGGTGTGCGTGGATTGCGCTTTTACGACCGTTGAGATGAGAATCAGAAAGCACACCGATAGTAGGAGTTTTTTCATAAATAGGTTTTTGGTTACGTTGCTCCGAATATAAAACTAATATATTAGTTGCAGGTAATGATTTAACCTTTTTTAACACGGTTGTGACTAAATGGTTATCAGGCTGTTACGAAATGTACTTAATTTGAATAACAGGCCCTATTTGTGCAACTCATTGTGCAATATCTTGTCTTGCTGAGTTATAATTTTTTACTAAGAAAAATGAGTGAGGATGATTTTTGGGGGAAGACTTCCGGAAAAAGGTCTTCATTTTGAGCGCAGCTGAGAACCACGAAGTGCTCAGCGCAGCTAAATCGCTATCCAAGAGTCAAAGATTTTTTATCCCAAGAGGCTCCTATGGCGCAACCGGTCGAATTAACGGTTTGGATGGTTTCGAAAACGTCAATGGTAGGCACGCGAAGCATCCCCGGATGCGTCGAGCAGCCCTACCGATTGCGAATTGCTCTTAATCAAGCGGTTTCTTTGCGTTCTGCGTTTCATCACCTAGGATCGGTCGTAACACTCAGGATGACAGCGTTAAAAGTAGTCATCCGACTAGGTTGTTTTTTCTAGAACGCGACACAAGTCTGGAATTTCAAAAATTTATTAATTGTGATCGTATTTCAAAAAACGAACACGAGTTCAGAACAAAACCATCGGTATTGACAAGCGATTGTGACGGGTTGGATTAGCGCTTTTGAAAGAAGAGGCTGTCTCAACGTGACAAATTCAATTTAAATTTGTCACGTTGAGCCTGTCGAAACGCCCTTTCAAGCATTTGGGCTAGTCCTTCGACAAGCTACCATTGACGTTTTCTGAAAACATTAAAAAAATCGTCATCCGATAGCTATCGGATTCGACCAAAGTGCTCCATAGGAGCTCCGTCGGAGGAGAAATCTTTGAACCTTAAATAAAGATTTCTCAGCTACGCTCGAAATGACGACGCCTCTTAGCGTTTTTTTCTAAAAAACAACGCCATTCATATTGATTTTTATCCCATAAATTACCCCTCAGGATGACAATTCTTCATTTTGAGACAGCCTCTTCTTTTTTGCAAAACAACTACAAATCGAACTTAATGCCTTGGGCTAACGGCAGGGTATTCGAATAATTAATGGTGTTGGTTTGCCGGCGCATGTAGGCTTTCCAGGCATCTGAGCCACTTTCTCTGCCGCCGCCCGTTTCTTTCTCACCGCCAAACGCACCGCCAATTTCGGCTCCGGAGGTACCGATATTTACGTTGGCAATGCCACAATCTGAACCGTTTGCCGACAAAAATTGTTCAGCCTCTCTTAAATTCAATGTCATTATTGCCGACGATAAGCCCTGCGGAACGCCGTTTTGCAAGGTAATGGCTTCATCGAGCGTTTTATATTTAATCAAATACAAAATGGGTGCAAAGGTTTCGTGTTGAACAATCTTAAAATCATTGCTCACCTCTGCAATACAAGGTTTAACATAACAGCCGCTAGCATAATGCGCTCCACTTAAAACGCCGCCCTCAACCACGAAGTTGCCGCCCTCGTTTTTACACTTTTCGATGGAATCGAGATATGCAGCAACCGCATCTTTATCAATCAGCGGACCTACGTGATTATTTTGGTCTAAGGGGTTGCCAATTCTCAACTGATCATAAGCTTTCACCAACTTATCCTTAAAGGCATTGTACACACTTTCGTGAATAATCAATCGCCTTGTCGACGTACAACGTTGTCCTGCAGTACCCACAGCACCGAAAACGGCACCGATTAGACTCATATCTAAATCGGCATGTTCTGAAATGATAATGGCGTTGTTTCCGCCCAGTTCCAATAAGCTTTTGCCTAAACGTGCACCAACGGCCGCCCCAACCTCTTTGCCCATGCGGGTAGATCCGGTGGCAGAAATAAGCGGAACACGGCCGTCTTTCGTCATTAATTCGCCCACTTCCCTATCTCCTAATATTAAATTGCAAACGCCTTCGCTAACATCGTTGGCTTTAAAAACCTTTGCTATAATGTGCTGACAGGCCACTGCGGTTAATGGTGTTTTTTCTGATGGTTTCCAGATGCAAACATTGCCGCAAACCAAGGCCAGGGCTGCATTCCAGCTCCAAACGGCTACCGGAAAGTTAAAGGCAGATATTATGCCAACAATTCCCAATGGGTGCCATTGCTCGTACATGCGGTGGCTTGGGCGCTCGCTGTGCATGGTAAGGCCGTAAAGCTGCCGCGATAAACCCACCGCAAAATCGCAGATATCGATCATTTCCTGTACTTCGCCAAATCCTTCCTGCAAACTCTTGCCCATTTCGTACGATACCAAGGTACCCAGCGCCTCTTTGTTTTCACGCAGGGCATCGCCAAACTGACGAACAATTTCGCCTCTTTTTGGTGCGGGTACGGTTCGCCATTCTAAAAAGGCTTCGTGCGCCTTTAACACAACGTTATTATAATCTTCGTCCGTCGAAACCTTCGTTGAGGCAATTAAATGGCCATCAACAGGAGAAGAACTTTCTAGCGACCTTGCATTTGAGTCGCCTCCCCAAATACTGCCCGTACTAAAGGCAGCATTGTTGGTTTTTACGCCTAATTGATCCAAAATGGATTGAATATTTGTATTCATATAGCTAACGATTTACACAAAAAAACAAAAAATTAACAGAAAGCAGGTTACATTTGAGTTTTACTTTCTCACAATTCTTAATATATTGTTTTAAAGTTAAACTGACTTATAAATCATTAAAAAATGAATAAAAAAATTTTAACGCTAGGCGTTTTGCTGGTTTCGGTTCTTACAACTGGCAGCGTTTTAGCTCAACAAAAGCCTGAAGAAAAGCCAGCAAATCTTTCTGTTTATCGGGTTACGGCACCTAAAATTAACGACCTGATCCATACCAAGTTAGATGTATCATTCGATTACGCAAAGCGATATTTGTATGGAAAAGAATGGGTAACATTGAAGCCTCATTTTTACCCAACGGATTCATTAACGCTTGATGCGCAGGGAATGGATATTAAAACGGTGGCCCTGGTGGGTGCCAAGGGAAATACACCGCTAAAATATTCGTATAACGAGAACAAGTTGCGTATTACGCTAAACAAAACGTACACCAATGCCGAAAAATTCACTGTTTATATTGCTTACACGGCAAAACCAGATGAGTTAAAGGTAAAAGGGAGTGCAGCAATTACGGATGCAAAGGGTTTATATTTTATCAACCCGGACGGGACCGATAAAAAGAAGCCAACGCAAATATGGACGCAGGGCGAAACTGAATCGTCATCGGCCTGGTTCCCGACGATAGATAAGCCTGATCAAAAAACTACACAAGAAATTTCGATGACGGTTCAATCGAAATACACCACGTTATCAAACGGAAAACTGGTGAGCCAAAAGACAAATGCAAACGGCACGCGAACGGACACCTGGAAAATGGACTTACCGCATTCGCCGTATTTGTTTATGATGGCTGTCGGCGCTTTCAAGATCACAAAGGATACTTACAAAGGCAAAGAGGTGAACTACTATCTGGAACCAAAATACTCACCTTATGCGAAGCAGATTTTTGGCAAAACACCTGATATGATGAAATTTTACAGCACTATTTTGGGCGTAGATTATCCCTGGAACAAATATTCGCAAGTGGTGGCCCGAGATTATGTCTCTGGCGCAATGGAAAACACAACGGCAACGCTGCACGGCGAGCATGTTCAAAAAACCGATCGCGAGTTGCTGGATGGCAATGAAGAGGGAACGATTGCGCACGAGCTTTTTCATCAGTGGTTTGGCGATTATGTAACGGCCGAATCGTGGTCTAACTTAACCATGAACGAATCATTTGCAACCTTCGGCGAAGTAATTTGGCATGGGCACGATGCAGGACAGGATGCGGAAGATAAATCGCGCTACGAAAAGCTACAATCGTACATTGGCTCAACAAAAAACGGTGAAAGCCCGGTTCTGGCCCGTTTCCATTACGCTGATAAAGAAGATATGTTCGATAACGTGAGCTATGCGAAGGGGTCGATTATCCTCTATGCCATGAAAAATCAAATGGGCGATGCAGCATTTTACAAGGGCTTAAACAAATACCTGACTACGAATGCGCTAAAAAATGGCGAAACTCATCAGTTGCGCCTGGCTATGGAGGATGTTACGGGTAAAGACTGGAGCCCGTATTTTAACCAATGGTATTACAACGGCGGACACCCGATTTTAGCTGTAGATTTCGGCTACGGAAACGGCAAAGCGACAATAAAGGTGAAACAAACGCAAGATGCAAGTGTGCAAACTTTTACTTTACCGGTTAAGGTTGATATTTACGTAGGTGGAAAAAAGATTAGAAAAGAGATTGTAATCGACAGTCGCGAGCAAAGCTTTAGCTTTGATGTGTCTGCCAAGCCGGACCTGATCGACTTTGATGTAGACAAAATTATTGTTGGCGAAATTAATGACAATAAGGTAGCAGAGAACTATTATTTCCAATACAAAAATGCGCCAACTTACGCCAACAGAATCGAGGCTTTACAGTTTATTATGCAAAGTAAAGCGAAAAGTGGCCAGCAGATTTTGCTTTT from Pedobacter endophyticus includes:
- a CDS encoding outer membrane beta-barrel family protein, which gives rise to MKKLLLSVCFLILISTVVKAQSTHTIKGRTIDTASTTLLAGTSVAILNAKDSTLVKFTRTTDNGLFEINGVKPGKFILLVSYPKYADFVDQFTLDSTNSVKDFGKINLTGKAQLLADVIIKGNRAGIKIKGDTTEFDPRAYNIEPNSKVEDLIKQFPGIQVDKDGKITAQGETITKVLVDGEEFFGDDPTLVTKNLRADMVDKIQLYDKKSDQATFTGIDDGQKTKTLNVQLKEDKKNGYFGKVEGGIATDKYYSGQAMFNRFWGKKKFSAYGITGNTGQVGLGWGDADKYGGNSFQVSDDGGIYFTGGGDDDFEGWGGQYNGEGIPVARTGGLHFDNKWNKDKESLNVNYKIGSIRLTGDRDDINQQNLTTSIINTEASKTFDKSMLKNKVDLTYEIKLDTTLTLKVGVDGTIKNSTNDQTEIRNSTNGQGEKLNYLNQTLTNDVDDKVFNINALLSKRLKKKGRTLSLSLSGSNSVSKGDGYLNSTAEFYRTSETTQDSTSIVNQNKVNDITNNVFKSNLTYTEPLSKTLTLAINYGLNLISGKSDRKSFNQSASGSYDILDPIFSNNYELDQTINQGGAIFNYKKDKTIISFGSKFSGVDYKQYDVYKDEYYKRNFINYMPQASYQYNFKQRSSLRLRYNGSTNQPSIDQIQPFRNNTDQLNTVIGNPDLDPSFRNNFNASYNSYKVLSDQYFWLSSSYSFTLNPIISDVTTSKGGKSTSRFVNLDDKMTTNFSLYSNFGRKIKAIDMNVGFNANFSANSSYNYITTDMITQLNKTKNSNYGVSLEVSKYQEKKYNFNVGFGPTYNVASASVNERGNSDGWGWNGSFWSSVQLPGKLEIGTDGNYQFNGKTQVLQETFERFIWNASVTKKFFKTENLKVSISGKDLLNQNVGFSRSAYNGNINQSTYTTIKRYFMLSVSWDFTKMGGVVKK
- the amaB gene encoding L-piperidine-6-carboxylate dehydrogenase; this encodes MNTNIQSILDQLGVKTNNAAFSTGSIWGGDSNARSLESSSPVDGHLIASTKVSTDEDYNNVVLKAHEAFLEWRTVPAPKRGEIVRQFGDALRENKEALGTLVSYEMGKSLQEGFGEVQEMIDICDFAVGLSRQLYGLTMHSERPSHRMYEQWHPLGIVGIISAFNFPVAVWSWNAALALVCGNVCIWKPSEKTPLTAVACQHIIAKVFKANDVSEGVCNLILGDREVGELMTKDGRVPLISATGSTRMGKEVGAAVGARLGKSLLELGGNNAIIISEHADLDMSLIGAVFGAVGTAGQRCTSTRRLIIHESVYNAFKDKLVKAYDQLRIGNPLDQNNHVGPLIDKDAVAAYLDSIEKCKNEGGNFVVEGGVLSGAHYASGCYVKPCIAEVSNDFKIVQHETFAPILYLIKYKTLDEAITLQNGVPQGLSSAIMTLNLREAEQFLSANGSDCGIANVNIGTSGAEIGGAFGGEKETGGGRESGSDAWKAYMRRQTNTINYSNTLPLAQGIKFDL
- a CDS encoding M1 family aminopeptidase → MNKKILTLGVLLVSVLTTGSVLAQQKPEEKPANLSVYRVTAPKINDLIHTKLDVSFDYAKRYLYGKEWVTLKPHFYPTDSLTLDAQGMDIKTVALVGAKGNTPLKYSYNENKLRITLNKTYTNAEKFTVYIAYTAKPDELKVKGSAAITDAKGLYFINPDGTDKKKPTQIWTQGETESSSAWFPTIDKPDQKTTQEISMTVQSKYTTLSNGKLVSQKTNANGTRTDTWKMDLPHSPYLFMMAVGAFKITKDTYKGKEVNYYLEPKYSPYAKQIFGKTPDMMKFYSTILGVDYPWNKYSQVVARDYVSGAMENTTATLHGEHVQKTDRELLDGNEEGTIAHELFHQWFGDYVTAESWSNLTMNESFATFGEVIWHGHDAGQDAEDKSRYEKLQSYIGSTKNGESPVLARFHYADKEDMFDNVSYAKGSIILYAMKNQMGDAAFYKGLNKYLTTNALKNGETHQLRLAMEDVTGKDWSPYFNQWYYNGGHPILAVDFGYGNGKATIKVKQTQDASVQTFTLPVKVDIYVGGKKIRKEIVIDSREQSFSFDVSAKPDLIDFDVDKIIVGEINDNKVAENYYFQYKNAPTYANRIEALQFIMQSKAKSGQQILLLGLKDKSGDLRALSIEGLNLEDAEIKAAALPILLQLAKTDKDTEVRATAISKLAATGDVAYKALMNESIKDRSYKVIAAGIGGLAKLAPQEASAALASLDQDTKDHMASSIATLYISDPKDENQAFYSDIMATGDRNKIFAVIGQYFQYLKANTNPAVTEKGLKDISNAIERLSLQKYLNKQLALAYTATAQGKSQQAASAGGEAKANLTKQADLFKKAAVDLGKE